The stretch of DNA TTGGCCCTCCATGTTTAGAGACATTCATTATTTGGTGAAATTGTGTGATGCATGCCAAAGGGTTGGGAACATTGGAAAAAGGAATGACATGCCCTTAACCAACATATTGGAGATTGAGCTGTTTGATTATTGGggcatagacttcatgggaccGTTCCCCAACTCTTGTGGAAATGAATACATCTTTGTGGCGGTGGACTACgtgtccaaatggattgaagcggtaGCCTCTCCCACTAATGATAGCAAGGTTGTGATAAAGCTTTTCAAGGGCACGATTTTCCCAATGTTCGGAACCCCAAGAGTAGTCATAAGTGATGGCGGATCATACTTTCGCAAGAGTACTTTCAAAGCTCTACTTGAAGCACATGGAGTGCGGCATAAAACCAcccttgcctaccaccctcaaactagtgggcaagtggaggtttctaaccgccaaATCAAGGTCATTTTGGAGAAAGTCACAAACAAGAGCCGGAAGGATTGGTCACAAAAGTTTTCGGATGTGCTATGGGCATTGAGAACCGCCTACAAGACACCCCTTGGTACCACCCCCTATAAGCTTGTGTATGGGAAAGCTTGCCATTTGCCCGTTGAGCTAGCACACAAGGCTTGGTGGGCTCTCAAGGAGATGAACTTTGACTTTGATGCCGCCAAAGAAGTGCGATTTTCAAATGAATGAGCTTGAAGAATTAAGGATGGAAGCTTATGAGAGTTCCAAAATCTATAAGGAccaaacgaagaaatggcatgatGGTAAGATCATGAAGAAAGATGTAAGtgtaggagaccttgttctccttTTCAACTCCAAGGTTAAGGTGTTCCCGGGCAAGCTTAAATCGAGGTGGTCGGGACCCTTGAAGGTGATGCAAATATTTCCTTATGGAGCCTTTGAGCTATGGAGTGAAGAAGAGGGAACCTTTAGGGTCAATGGTCAACGAGTCAAGCGCTACTATGATGGTGACAACAAGTGTCTGATTGAAGTACTTTACCTCGGGGAACCCCTCCCCGAGGGGGAGACAAATTGAAACATTTGAAAAAGTGAtttggtttggtggagttccttAAGAACCACCACTTGTACATAGGAGAGCATGCATATAGTTAGGACTTGAGATAGTTTGGATTTATCATTCTTGACAAAATTTGGATTGCAAGGCGAGTCCCTTAGCCTTACCCATAATCCCGACATGAGGCGTCGGTTTGAAAGCTGAATACTCGCAAAAATGGGTAAGTGAAGGAGTCAGGAATTGATTTGATGAGTCAAAAGAGGAAAACACGCTGAAAATGAATCATTGTGACTCTCTActggtggaccggcagccggtgccctccaCCGGTAGCGAGCTATAGATCTTTTGAAGCAAAAAGTAAGGAAATAAGCTGAGGAGAAGTCCCTGCCGGCAGCCCGGCAGCCGGCCCACTGGTAGGGAGATCCACACTTAATGAAAACGAAGAAAAAGTTGAAGGAAGAGtatcctctgccggcaggccgacaGCCGACCCACCAGTAGAGGAATCGCCACATAGGAGGAAAAGGAAGAAAACCCTTAGAGAGGAAGTCCCTGCCTGCAGGCCGGCAGTCGGCCTACCGGCAGGGGATACGCTGCAGGCACAATTTGAGATTGGGGAGTGTTCTGTActggtggaccggcagccggtgccctccaCCGGCAGCGAGCTCattttttcctgaagaaattttgaaattttgaaaaaaagGGGTGTTTTCTCGGccggcagaccggctgccggttcgcccaccggcagggacacACATTTCCAGCA from Silene latifolia isolate original U9 population chromosome 10, ASM4854445v1, whole genome shotgun sequence encodes:
- the LOC141607483 gene encoding uncharacterized protein LOC141607483, coding for MPPKKCDFQMNELEELRMEAYESSKIYKDQTKKWHDGKIMKKDVSVGDLVLLFNSKVKVFPGKLKSRWSGPLKVMQIFPYGAFELWSEEEGTFRVNGQRVKRYYDGDNKCLIEVLYLGEPLPEGETN